Proteins co-encoded in one Oncorhynchus keta strain PuntledgeMale-10-30-2019 chromosome 36, Oket_V2, whole genome shotgun sequence genomic window:
- the slc29a1a gene encoding equilibrative nucleoside transporter 1a isoform X1, giving the protein MTAINAPQDKYNAVWIIFFILGLGTLLPWNFFMTATMYFTSRLKDPAIEGSVNLTVVEADTRNVLESKFNNVMTLCAMVPLLIFTCLNSFIHQRIPQNWRIAGSLSVILLVFLLTAVLVKVDMSPLPFFCLTMIKIICINSFGAVLQGSLFGLAGMLPASYTAPIMSGQGLAGTFAAFSMICALASGSALQDSAFGYFITACVVVFLAILSYFALPRMDFFQYYLESNGSRPAGRDEENKMDLLEKANSKRGCCVTDSPAQKRPVVSLTEEETRSNISVFAIFKRIWVMALSVCFVFTITIGTFPAVTVDVRSTVADGGAWDKYFIPVSCFLLFNVMDWAGRSLTAVCMWPGKDSIILPVMVGLRVVFVPLFMLCNVQPRNYLPVPFAHDAWYILFMIFFSFSNGYLASLCMCFGPKKVAQHEAETAGAIMAFFLSLGLALGAALSFVFRIII; this is encoded by the exons ATGACGGCCATCAATGCTCCACAGGACAA GTATAATGCGGTGTGGATAATTTTCTTCATCCTTGGCTTGGGAACCCTCCTGCCATGGAACTTCTTCATGACTGCAACCATG TACTTCACCAGCCGACTGAAGGACCCGGCCATCGAAGGCTCAGTGAATCTGACGGTAGTGGAGGCAGACACGAGGAATGTCCTGGAGTCCAAGTTCAACAATGTGATGACCCTGTGTGCCATGGTGCCCCTGCTCATCTTCACCTGCCTTAACTCCTTCATCCACCAGAG GATCCCTCAGAATTGGCGTATCGCCGGCTCCCTGTCTGTGATCCTGTTGGTGTTCCTGTTGACGGCGGTGCTGGTCAAAGTGGACATGAGCCCTCTCCCCTTCTTCTGTCTCACCATGATCAAAATTATCTGCATCAATT CGTTTGGGGCAGTGCTGCAGGGCAGTTTGTTTGGTCTGGCTGGGATGCTGCCGGCCTCCTACACTGCACCTATCATGAGTGGACAGGGCCTCGCCGGGACCTTCGCTGCCTTCTCTATGATCTGTGCCCTGGCCA gtggcTCGGCCCTACAGGACAGTGCCTTTGGCTACTTCATCACAGCGTGCGTGGTCGTCTTCCTGGCCATCTTGTCCTACTTCGCTCTGCCCAGAATG GACTTTTTCCAGTACTACCTGGAAAGTAATGGATCCAGGCCAGCCGGCAGAGATGAAGAGAACAAGATGGACCTTTTGGAAAAAG CTAACAGCAAAAGGGGATGTTGTGTGACAGACAGCCCAGCACAGAAGAGGCCGGTGGTCAGTCTGACAGAGGAGGAAACCAGGTCCAACATATCTGTGTTTGCCATCTTTAAACGG ATCTGGGTAATGGCCCTTTCTGTGTGCTTCGTGTTCACCATCACCATCGGAACATTCCCTGCAGTCACAGTTGACGTCAGGTCCACCGTGGCCGATGGGGGAGCCTGGG ATAAATACTTCATCCCTGTGTCGTGTTTCCTGCTCTTCAATGTGATGGACTGGGCAGGCAGAAGTCTGACGGCCGTGTGTATGTGG CCCGGTAAGGACAGCATCATCCTGCCAGTCATGGTGGGTCTCCGTGTGGTCTTCGTGCCTCTCTTCATGCTGTGTAACGTCCAGCCCAGGAACTACCTGCCCGTGCCGTTCGCCCACGACGCCTGGTACATCCTCTTCATGATCTTCTTCTCCTTCAGCAACGGATACCTGGCCAGCCTCTGCATGTGCTTCGGACCAAA GAAAGTGGCACAACATGAAGCGGAGACAGCCGGCGCCATCATGGCGTTCTTCCTGTCTCTGGGTTTGGCTCTGGGTGCAGCCCTGTCCTTCGTCTTCAGAATCATTATCTAG
- the slc29a1a gene encoding equilibrative nucleoside transporter 1a isoform X2, whose product MTAINAPQDKYNAVWIIFFILGLGTLLPWNFFMTATMYFTSRLKDPAIEGSVNLTVVEADTRNVLESKFNNVMTLCAMVPLLIFTCLNSFIHQRIPQNWRIAGSLSVILLVFLLTAVLVKVDMSPLPFFCLTMIKIICINSFGAVLQGSLFGLAGMLPASYTAPIMSGQGLAGTFAAFSMICALASGSALQDSAFGYFITACVVVFLAILSYFALPRMDFFQYYLESNGSRPAGRDEENKMDLLEKDSPAQKRPVVSLTEEETRSNISVFAIFKRIWVMALSVCFVFTITIGTFPAVTVDVRSTVADGGAWDKYFIPVSCFLLFNVMDWAGRSLTAVCMWPGKDSIILPVMVGLRVVFVPLFMLCNVQPRNYLPVPFAHDAWYILFMIFFSFSNGYLASLCMCFGPKKVAQHEAETAGAIMAFFLSLGLALGAALSFVFRIII is encoded by the exons ATGACGGCCATCAATGCTCCACAGGACAA GTATAATGCGGTGTGGATAATTTTCTTCATCCTTGGCTTGGGAACCCTCCTGCCATGGAACTTCTTCATGACTGCAACCATG TACTTCACCAGCCGACTGAAGGACCCGGCCATCGAAGGCTCAGTGAATCTGACGGTAGTGGAGGCAGACACGAGGAATGTCCTGGAGTCCAAGTTCAACAATGTGATGACCCTGTGTGCCATGGTGCCCCTGCTCATCTTCACCTGCCTTAACTCCTTCATCCACCAGAG GATCCCTCAGAATTGGCGTATCGCCGGCTCCCTGTCTGTGATCCTGTTGGTGTTCCTGTTGACGGCGGTGCTGGTCAAAGTGGACATGAGCCCTCTCCCCTTCTTCTGTCTCACCATGATCAAAATTATCTGCATCAATT CGTTTGGGGCAGTGCTGCAGGGCAGTTTGTTTGGTCTGGCTGGGATGCTGCCGGCCTCCTACACTGCACCTATCATGAGTGGACAGGGCCTCGCCGGGACCTTCGCTGCCTTCTCTATGATCTGTGCCCTGGCCA gtggcTCGGCCCTACAGGACAGTGCCTTTGGCTACTTCATCACAGCGTGCGTGGTCGTCTTCCTGGCCATCTTGTCCTACTTCGCTCTGCCCAGAATG GACTTTTTCCAGTACTACCTGGAAAGTAATGGATCCAGGCCAGCCGGCAGAGATGAAGAGAACAAGATGGACCTTTTGGAAAAAG ACAGCCCAGCACAGAAGAGGCCGGTGGTCAGTCTGACAGAGGAGGAAACCAGGTCCAACATATCTGTGTTTGCCATCTTTAAACGG ATCTGGGTAATGGCCCTTTCTGTGTGCTTCGTGTTCACCATCACCATCGGAACATTCCCTGCAGTCACAGTTGACGTCAGGTCCACCGTGGCCGATGGGGGAGCCTGGG ATAAATACTTCATCCCTGTGTCGTGTTTCCTGCTCTTCAATGTGATGGACTGGGCAGGCAGAAGTCTGACGGCCGTGTGTATGTGG CCCGGTAAGGACAGCATCATCCTGCCAGTCATGGTGGGTCTCCGTGTGGTCTTCGTGCCTCTCTTCATGCTGTGTAACGTCCAGCCCAGGAACTACCTGCCCGTGCCGTTCGCCCACGACGCCTGGTACATCCTCTTCATGATCTTCTTCTCCTTCAGCAACGGATACCTGGCCAGCCTCTGCATGTGCTTCGGACCAAA GAAAGTGGCACAACATGAAGCGGAGACAGCCGGCGCCATCATGGCGTTCTTCCTGTCTCTGGGTTTGGCTCTGGGTGCAGCCCTGTCCTTCGTCTTCAGAATCATTATCTAG